A genomic segment from Corylus avellana chromosome ca5, CavTom2PMs-1.0 encodes:
- the LOC132181940 gene encoding disease resistance protein RML1A-like produces MDIIKEKFCFKQVLIVLDDVDDLDQLYSLVENRNWFGLGSKIIITTRNVQLLNVLGVDQILYAQGLPLPQNIEEQVRHYLKQAQGLDCGLKISRFGFMLYLLDDGLLQSRGEKMVTETISENDFVDEEGEMIMAALQDFVKGGIEMRQQKWSQGSGTSTTLSVPEMLEYGKGHRPQSGE; encoded by the exons ATGGacataattaaagaaaaattttgctTTAAACAAGTTTTAATTGTTCTTGACGATGTAGATGATTTGGACCAACTTTATTCCCTGGTGGAAAATCGTAATTGGTTTGGATTGGGAAGTAAAATCATCATAACCACTAGGAATGTGCAACTGCTAAATGTTCTTGGAGTGGATCAGATACTTTATGCTCAAGGGCTTCCTCTACCACAAAATATAGAG GAGCAAGTCAGGCATTATCTGAAGCAAGCTCAAGGTCTGGATTGTGGTCTAAAG ATATCACGTTTTGGATTCATGCTTTATCTTCTTGATGATGGTCTTCTTCAgagtaggggtgaaaagatggttacg GAAACGATAAGTGAGAATGATTTTGTGGACGAGGAAGGGGAAATGATTATGGCTGCTCTCCAGGATTTCGTGAAGGGAGGGATAGAGATGAGACAGCAGAAATGGAGTCAAGGATCAGGCACCAGTACTACATTGAGTGTCCCAGAAATGTTGGAGTATGGGAAAGGACACCGCCCACAAAGTGGGGAGTAG
- the LOC132182781 gene encoding patatin-like protein 7 — protein sequence MAAVLNIDVDKLTYEIFSVLENNFLFGGYDPKLSQHLKSTPSSKVRILSIDGRGATDGILAATSLARLEATLRRISANPDARIADFFDVVAGSGAGGILAAVLFTRGKDGAPLLTADQALKFLVRNRRKIFPSSPSGVLGRFIRPAKAERLFRKTFGESTLKDTLKSVLIPCHDLSTNAPLLFSRADALEMDGYDFKMRDVCAATSAVRPVEIASVDRRTRLVAVSGEIAMNNPTAAAITHVLHNKLEFPLCKGVEDLLVVSLGNGVSECGIGSPPAGLVGIAGEGAADMVDQVVSLAFGECRTSNYVRIQGNGSLGKKHVGDEDILGITENMLAQKNVESVLFKGRKMGESTNMEKLELFGGQVIKDEERRKSSILGTVALKQTSPSPRTSSATTLSTLSSSSSSL from the exons ATGGCGGCAGTGCTTAATATTGACGTCGACAAACTTACCTACGAAATCTTCTCCGTCCTCGAGAACAATTTCCTCTTCGGCGGCTACGATCCAAAGCTCTCCCAACACTTGAAATCAACGCCGTCCTCCAAGGTCAGGATCCTCTCCATCGACGGCCGCGGCGCCACCGACGGCATCCTAGCCGCCACTTCCCTCGCCCGCCTCGAGGCCACCCTCCGCCGCATATCCGCCAACCCCGATGCCCGCATTGCTGACTTTTTCGACGTCGTGGCCGGATCCGGCGCCGGCGGCATCCTCGCCGCCGTTCTCTTCACTCGCGGCAAAGACGGCGCCCCATTGCTCACCGCCGACCAGGCCCTCAAGTTCCTCGTCCGGAACCGTCGTAAGATCTTCCCGTCCTCGCCGTCGGGGGTTTTAGGGCGGTTTATCCGGCCGGCGAAGGCGGAGAGGCTCTTCCGTAAAACATTCGGAGAATCCACTCTGAAGGACACTTTGAAGTCGGTTCTGATACCCTGCCACGACCTGTCCACGAACGCGCCGCTTCTCTTCTCCCGCGCGGATGCCCTGGAAATGGACGGCTACGATTTCAAGATGAGGGACGTGTGCGCTGCCACCTCGGCGGTGAGGCCCGTGGAGATAGCGTCGGTAGACCGGAGGACGAGGTTGGTGGCCGTGAGCGGTGAAATCGCGATGAACAATCCAACGGCTGCGGCAATTACGCACGTGCTACATAACAAGTTGGAATTTCCACTTTGTAAGGGAGTGGAGGATCTGCTGGTTGTGTCCTTGGGAAACGGAGTGTCTGAATGTGGTATTGGAAGTCCGCCCGCTGGCCTTGTAGGCATTGCCGGAGAAGGAGCTGCTGACATG GTGGATCAAGTAGTTTCACTGGCGTTTGGTGAGTGTCGGACAAGTAATTATGTTCGGATTCAGGGAAATGGCAGTCTAGGTAAAAAGCATGTTGGGGATGAGGATATATTGggaatcacagaaaatatgttGGCACAGAAAAATGTGGAGTCTGTTTTATTTAAAGGGAGGAAGATGGGCGAGAGCACAAATATGGAGAAGCTAGAATTGTTTGGTGGACAAGTGATAAAAGAcgaagagaggagaaaaagcaGCATTTTGGGAACCGTGGCGCTGAAGCAAACATCGCCTTCCCCAAGAACGTCTTCTGCAACTACTCTATCAACTCtatcttcctcctcctcctccttgtgA